One window of Streptomyces sp. FIT100 genomic DNA carries:
- a CDS encoding sulfite exporter TauE/SafE family protein codes for MDALTMIAIGGASVAAGAINAVVGSGTLITFPTLLAFGYPPVLANVSNNIGLVPGVLSAAHGYRHELKGQSKRLVRFGACSLVGGLVGALLLLALPVSAFDAVVPVLILLACCLVMLQPRLNRWLTARQGEDSDQDGGMPMLCGVLGAGIYGGYFGAAQGVLLMGMFGSWLRDDLQRLNAAKNVLATIVNGVAAVVFIAVTEVDWAAAGVIALGSTLGGTLGARVGRRLSPDALRGVIAVVGITASVIMLVD; via the coding sequence ATGGACGCCCTCACAATGATCGCCATCGGTGGTGCAAGCGTTGCCGCCGGAGCGATCAACGCGGTGGTCGGCTCAGGTACCTTGATCACCTTTCCGACCCTGCTTGCGTTCGGGTACCCCCCGGTCCTGGCCAACGTGTCGAACAACATCGGTCTGGTACCAGGTGTCCTGAGTGCCGCTCATGGCTACCGTCATGAACTCAAAGGCCAGTCGAAGCGCCTCGTCCGTTTTGGGGCTTGTTCGTTGGTCGGAGGGCTCGTCGGCGCCCTGCTTCTCCTCGCGCTACCGGTCTCCGCCTTCGACGCGGTGGTGCCGGTACTCATCCTGCTTGCCTGTTGCCTCGTGATGCTCCAGCCCCGTTTGAACCGATGGCTGACAGCTCGCCAGGGAGAAGACAGCGACCAGGACGGCGGCATGCCGATGCTGTGCGGGGTACTGGGTGCGGGCATTTACGGTGGCTACTTCGGCGCCGCCCAAGGCGTCCTGCTCATGGGCATGTTCGGCAGCTGGCTCCGTGACGACCTGCAGCGGCTCAACGCTGCCAAGAACGTCCTCGCAACGATCGTCAACGGCGTCGCCGCCGTGGTGTTCATCGCCGTGACGGAGGTCGATTGGGCTGCCGCCGGTGTCATCGCCCTGGGCTCGACTCTGGGTGGCACTCTGGGTGCCCGCGTCGGGCGCAGACTGTCGCCTGACGCACTGCGCGGCGTCATCGCGGTGGTGGGCATCACCGCATCCGTGATCATGCTCGTGGACTGA
- a CDS encoding dynamin family protein, whose translation MEVRPQLIDALSALRDRVAAVRLPLPLPGAPRARRTRDELLAQLDDYLVPRLKDPDAPLLVVVGGSTGAGKSTLVNSLVGRRVSEAGVLRPTTRTPVLVCHPDDHHWFAGMRVLPYLTRVWLPQQEETAAGGALTRTGPGAGPGAGTGTGTGTGIGAGVGGGVGVGAGVGTGGGSADDGALRIETSATLPPGIALLDAPDVDSLVVENRMLAAELICAADIWIMVTTASRYADAVPWHLLRTAKEYDAMLVTVLDRVPHQVINEVSRQYAALLTKAGLGHVPRFTIPELPESAGRGSGLLPDSAVVALREWLVHRALDPAARQQTVVRTAAGVIDSLDARMPELAGAVAAQYAAALRLSGAVEEAYALEAERVRKQLARGAVLAGDARTRWRGYPRDSSAGELLDALAESLTALLQCAVAAADERVQEAWRREPAAGAVGGGRTPADRECSERIGMAVRRWRRVLEELAEEAVRGMERSVAPDAETVAALLASSLLGGRRARAAGERLAERMGAHGALGLRDKGSELVKTYIERVLLDERDRRLAPLDALEVTPEPQAELIAALSVLQKER comes from the coding sequence ATGGAAGTACGGCCTCAGTTGATCGACGCACTCTCCGCCCTGCGCGACCGTGTCGCTGCCGTGCGTCTTCCACTGCCCCTTCCCGGCGCGCCGCGTGCGCGGCGGACGCGAGACGAACTGCTCGCGCAGCTGGACGACTATCTCGTTCCCCGGCTCAAAGATCCCGACGCGCCGCTGCTCGTGGTGGTCGGTGGGTCCACCGGAGCCGGGAAGTCGACACTGGTCAACTCCCTCGTGGGGCGCCGGGTGAGCGAGGCGGGAGTGCTGCGGCCCACCACGAGGACGCCGGTGCTCGTGTGCCACCCGGACGACCACCACTGGTTCGCGGGGATGCGCGTACTGCCGTACCTCACGCGCGTGTGGCTCCCGCAGCAGGAGGAGACCGCGGCCGGGGGTGCGCTCACGCGTACCGGCCCGGGTGCCGGTCCCGGAGCGGGCACCGGCACCGGCACCGGCACCGGCATCGGTGCCGGTGTCGGTGGAGGCGTCGGCGTCGGTGCGGGCGTCGGCACCGGTGGCGGGTCGGCGGACGACGGCGCTCTGCGGATCGAGACCTCCGCCACCCTGCCCCCCGGGATCGCCCTGCTCGACGCCCCCGACGTCGACTCGCTCGTCGTCGAGAACCGGATGCTCGCCGCCGAACTGATCTGCGCCGCCGACATCTGGATCATGGTCACCACCGCCTCCCGGTACGCGGACGCCGTCCCCTGGCATCTGCTGCGCACGGCGAAGGAGTACGACGCGATGCTCGTCACCGTGCTCGACCGGGTGCCGCACCAGGTGATCAACGAGGTGTCCCGGCAGTACGCGGCGCTGCTGACCAAAGCGGGGCTCGGCCACGTACCGCGGTTCACCATCCCCGAGCTGCCCGAGTCCGCGGGCCGCGGCAGCGGACTGCTGCCGGACTCCGCCGTCGTCGCGCTGCGGGAGTGGCTGGTGCACCGCGCCCTGGACCCCGCCGCACGCCAGCAGACCGTCGTACGGACCGCGGCCGGGGTCATCGACTCGCTCGACGCCCGCATGCCGGAGCTCGCGGGCGCCGTCGCCGCGCAGTACGCCGCCGCCCTGCGCCTCTCCGGCGCGGTCGAGGAGGCGTACGCCCTGGAGGCCGAGCGGGTGCGCAAACAGCTCGCCCGCGGAGCGGTGCTCGCCGGGGACGCCCGCACCCGCTGGCGCGGCTACCCGCGCGACAGCTCGGCCGGCGAGCTCCTCGACGCGCTCGCCGAGAGCCTCACCGCCCTCCTTCAGTGCGCCGTCGCCGCGGCCGACGAGCGGGTCCAGGAGGCGTGGCGGCGCGAGCCGGCCGCGGGGGCGGTCGGCGGCGGACGCACGCCGGCGGACCGGGAGTGCTCGGAGCGCATCGGGATGGCCGTACGCCGCTGGCGCCGGGTGCTGGAGGAGCTCGCGGAGGAAGCGGTACGGGGCATGGAACGTTCCGTCGCCCCCGACGCCGAGACCGTCGCCGCGCTGCTCGCCTCGTCCCTGCTCGGCGGCCGGCGCGCCCGTGCGGCCGGGGAGCGGCTCGCCGAACGCATGGGTGCGCACGGCGCGCTGGGGCTCCGCGACAAGGGCAGCGAGCTCGTGAAGACGTACATCGAACGCGTACTGCTCGACGAGCGCGACCGGCGGCTCGCCCCGCTCGATGCCCTTGAGGTGACTCCGGAGCCGCAGGCCGAGCTGATCGCCGCGCTGTCCGTACTGCAGAAGGAGAGGTGA